The Myxococcales bacterium region GCAACCGGACCGGCGCCTGCTCGGTGCCGGGCTGGTAACGGCCCGCGCCGATCATTAAGAAATTCCACCAACTGCAAAGCATCCCGGCCAGCGGAATGACGGCCGCCGCGACGAGCAGCACCAGCAACCGCGGCCGCGGCGAGCGAAAAAACCGCCCGAGAAAAACGAGCACGAGCAAAACGGCGAGCAGGCCGATCCACCGATAGAAAACCGCGAGGATCGCCCCGAGATAAAGCACCGATTGCAGCAGCGCGAGGCCGGTGATCAGCCCGAGTGCCAGTTGAATCCTCGGGATCCATTTCGTCGGCCGATAGCGGGCCGGCAGCAGCAAGAGTCCGCCGACCGGAATCCAGGCGAAAAAAAGCAGCCAGAATAGATCCATGATGCCGCGATTGGTCGGATTGAAATAGCGGATGCCGGGCAGCAGCAGCCCCAACGTCAGGGCCACCGCCAACGTCCAACCCAGGCGCGTTCTTTCCGCCGATTTCATTGAACTCCTTCCAGGCCGATTCGGAAGCGGGTCGTTACAAGCCGATCTTGTGGCGCAACGCCTGGACGTTCTCGACCCAGTTGCCCACGTTCCAGCGGCCGAAAGCACCCAGGCCGCCCAGCGGGTCCGGCCCGAAATAGACCGGCAGATGGATCAACGAAAGCCCCGGATGCGCGTAGGCTTCGGCCAGCGCTGCCCGCAGCGATTCCGGCGTGCGGCCTCCGTCGAGCGCCAAAACGCCTTGGATCGCCGCCGCCCATTGCCGGTAATCGACCCGCACCGCGTCGTTGGTCGCGTAATCCTTGCCGTACTGCGCCAACTGCAACGACGAAATGGCCGCCATCCGTCGGTTGTCCAACAGCAGAATGCAGCCGCGCGCGCCGTGTTCCACGCCGTCGAGCAGGATCTGCGGATTCATGACGAACGAGCCGTCGCCGCTCAAGGCCAGCCCGTAGAACGATCGGTCGGCGAGCGCCGTGGACAAGAGCGCCGAAACCGCGAACCCCATGTAGCTGGCACCGGTTTCGGTGAAGGTCCGGCCGATCCGGTCGTCCTCGACGATCTGGAAACCGTTGGCCTGCACGTCGCCCGCGTCGAAAAACGTCACGGCGTCATGGGCGCGCGCCCAATCGGTGGCGATTTTGATCGCGGCGGGCTGCGTCAGCACTTCCGCCTGCCACATCTCGTCCAACAGCGCCGGCCGATCGAAGCGCTCTTGCTTGAACGCTTCCCACTCGCGGCGTTTGGCGGCGCAGGCTTCCAGCCACTTGGATTTTTTCGCCGGCCGGCCGGCGGCGCGCAGCAATTCGTTCAGTCGTCGCAGCGTGGCGGCGGCGTCGCCGACCAGCGCGACGGTTCGGGTGTAATGCAACGCGGCGCGCGGATCGGTGTTGAGGTTGATCACCTTTGCGGCGCGCGGGTAACCGGTGCGCGAGGAATCCGACTGGCAGACGGCGCGGGTGCCCACCGCCACGATCAGGTCGGCTTCCTCCATGGCGTGGTTGCCGCAGATCGAGCCTTTCGAGCCGCCGACCAGCATGTTGCGCGGATGATCGTAGGGAATCGTCCCCGTGGCGATCGGATTGAGCACCGCCACGGCGTCGGTCAGTTCGAGCAGTTCCTGGATTTCGGGACCGGCGGCGCGCGCGCCGCCGCCCAGCTTGACCGTCACGCGCTCGGCCGCGGTCAGCGCCGCGACCGCCTCCCGGTAGGCCGCTTCGTCCGCCGCCGGGCCCAGGCGCGGCGGCCGCCCGGCGGGCAGTTCGTCGAGGTTGAAATGCACCAGGGGCGCGGGCTGGGTATTGAGCGGCAGCAACAGGAAAAACGGCCCCGCGAAATGGGGATCGTCCACGCGGCACAGGCCGCGCTGCAAGGCCGGGCCCAGCGCCGCCGGCGTGTGCAGCGAATAGGCTTCGCCGAGGGTCGCGCACATTTGGTGGAACAGGCCCTGCTCGTGCTTGGGAATCTGCTGCATGTTCGGACCTTCGTCCTCGGTCGTCTCGTCGCCGAACAGGTACCAGACGCCGACGCCGTCGCTGGCCGCCGCCAGCGAAGAAGCGAAGGCGTGCAGCGCGCCCGGACCGATCGAGGTGACCACCGCCGCCTTTTCGCCGGTTACCCAACGCAGGGCCATCGCGGCGTGGCCGGCCTCCACCTCGCTGCGCACGGCGTAGGTCTTAACCAGGCCCTGCGCCTCGTAAATGCGCAGGACCTCGCCGATTTCGGTCGAGCCGTGGCCGAGAATGCCGATGTACTTGCGCACGCCCTGCCGCAACAGCCCGAGCACCAGGGCTTCGGAAAGCGTCGTGTCGATATAACGCGGCAGACTGCCGTCCGCGAGCGCCGGCTCCAAACCACCAGCCTGGGCGATGCGTCGCGCGCGTTCGATCCGTTGACCGGTCAGAATATGGCGATCCATGATGGTCTCCCGAATTAGATTTTCGCGTGGCGAATGCGCGGCATTTTATCTCAAAGCGTCCGGCGCCGCGACGGTTTTTCGCGGCAACCGGATTTCCGGATAGACGGACGGCTCGTAGTTGCGCTCGATCAACGTCCGGATGCCCCGCATCATTTCGGGATACGCCGGATCGACGACCACGGCAGCGAAGCCGCGATCGCGTAGGTGATCGATAATCTCGGCGGCACCTTCGTCGGATTCCGGAATATCGAAATACCGGGGGCGATAATAGATCAGACGGCCGACGATCGGCCGAAAGCAGGCGAACCCGCTGTAGCCATCCAGGATGGGGCGATCGCGGGGCGCAACCTCC contains the following coding sequences:
- a CDS encoding thiamine pyrophosphate-binding protein translates to MDRHILTGQRIERARRIAQAGGLEPALADGSLPRYIDTTLSEALVLGLLRQGVRKYIGILGHGSTEIGEVLRIYEAQGLVKTYAVRSEVEAGHAAMALRWVTGEKAAVVTSIGPGALHAFASSLAAASDGVGVWYLFGDETTEDEGPNMQQIPKHEQGLFHQMCATLGEAYSLHTPAALGPALQRGLCRVDDPHFAGPFFLLLPLNTQPAPLVHFNLDELPAGRPPRLGPAADEAAYREAVAALTAAERVTVKLGGGARAAGPEIQELLELTDAVAVLNPIATGTIPYDHPRNMLVGGSKGSICGNHAMEEADLIVAVGTRAVCQSDSSRTGYPRAAKVINLNTDPRAALHYTRTVALVGDAAATLRRLNELLRAAGRPAKKSKWLEACAAKRREWEAFKQERFDRPALLDEMWQAEVLTQPAAIKIATDWARAHDAVTFFDAGDVQANGFQIVEDDRIGRTFTETGASYMGFAVSALLSTALADRSFYGLALSGDGSFVMNPQILLDGVEHGARGCILLLDNRRMAAISSLQLAQYGKDYATNDAVRVDYRQWAAAIQGVLALDGGRTPESLRAALAEAYAHPGLSLIHLPVYFGPDPLGGLGAFGRWNVGNWVENVQALRHKIGL